The segment ATCCTTGGAAAATTTCCAAGAAATTCATTACGTAGAATGTTCTTTCACCAACTATCATTTGCGCTTATAAAATCATCAGCCAGAATCGATATATTACTATGTCCAAAAGCCAAACCGCACTAGTATTTGAACGAATATTTTATTATCTATTTTAAGTAATGGGTTTTGTACtgataaaataagaaaaagtaCTCATCCACTCTCATGTTCAGATTTTTAAGCATTTGTGCATTATCATATGCTCATTCAAGTTTTTCACTCTTTTAAAAGTTTTTTCACATAAGACACACGCGTGCGGTCTCGCATCCGAATGAGTGTTTTCGTGTTCTTTTAGATGAAACCTGCAATTACAAAAAGTGCTGTTATATCGACAATTAGATAAATCACGGCATAAATAAATACTTCATAGCAAACATTTTGCCACATTTCTCGCATTTGAACTTCCGTTGTTCGTGATTCAAGCTGTTATGTTGGGCAAGTCCAGACGAAGTATAGTAGGATTTCCTGCAGATGGTACATTCAAAATTTTTCTCCTCCTTGTGCTTTACTACATCATGATAGCGCAACGAGCTGCGGTCAGTAAAACTTTGTAAGCAAATTTCACAGTGATATTGCTTGATTTTCAAATGAACTGATCGAATATGTTTTCGAAGTGTAGTATCATGAGTAAACGATTTGGAACAATATTCGCAGGTAAAGCGTTTAACGGCCGAATGTGTAGGCATGTGCTTGCTTAATTGTGACACAAGTTTGCCACAAATTGGGCAGATTTTTCCCTTAttggttttagtttttttcgaacattcaaatatttttatatcACTTTGACTTTCATCAATTGATTGTAATTCTACGTTGTCTTCAATTTCGCAGACGTGAAATTTATTTGCACTATCTGTATTCTCACTTGTGTCACAAAATCCTTCTTCCTGATCTTGAATGCAATTTTGCTGCGGAACAAAATGCTGTTTCTCTTGAAAAATTGTTGAGCCTGCAGGACAGTCCTTTTGcatgtttttttcgtttgcctcaAATCGCTGTTCTATGATTTGCTGCAACACTTCGTAAGACCGTTTACAACGAGCCTCGAGTTCCGCAAAGT is part of the Sabethes cyaneus chromosome 2, idSabCyanKW18_F2, whole genome shotgun sequence genome and harbors:
- the LOC128735750 gene encoding zinc finger protein 33B-like produces the protein MTLVKYDYNHLMENFENICRFCLLENNCIQILNNGINESLIGASDFFVSKVDEKDGLPNKICQQCLKCVLDFAELEARCKRSYEVLQQIIEQRFEANEKNMQKDCPAGSTIFQEKQHFVPQQNCIQDQEEGFCDTSENTDSANKFHVCEIEDNVELQSIDESQSDIKIFECSKKTKTNKGKICPICGKLVSQLSKHMPTHSAVKRFTCEYCSKSFTHDTTLRKHIRSVHLKIKQYHCEICLQSFTDRSSLRYHDVVKHKEEKNFECTICRKSYYTSSGLAQHNSLNHEQRKFKCEKCGKMFAMKFHLKEHENTHSDARPHACVLCEKTFKRVKNLNEHMIMHKCLKI